The Paeniglutamicibacter sulfureus genome includes a region encoding these proteins:
- a CDS encoding ParA family protein → MQTIMVYSESGGVSKTTTAVSIAAVAASQGRKVVLIDLDPRAAATKWLNVAPKSEGLHVGAILADTDPEGWASELAVPSGWFETLRIIPSSRNVSNREADNSDHLETRLKASLIGLDTDLVVIDCPNRQGGPLTQSALNASDTVVYAATASGDGIDGFEGARMTVDKFRLNRKRLGAPAVLIEAGIVVGGVKETIMSRPAKAAIDELRETGMMLTPLVPDRAIVPEVRLTGEWYGNYRKGAPVLAAYEEIVKKVVR, encoded by the coding sequence ATGCAAACAATCATGGTGTACAGCGAATCTGGTGGCGTCAGTAAGACGACTACAGCGGTATCCATCGCGGCTGTAGCCGCATCACAAGGCCGTAAAGTGGTCCTGATAGATCTCGACCCTCGCGCGGCTGCTACAAAGTGGCTGAATGTGGCACCAAAAAGCGAAGGTTTGCACGTGGGCGCGATCTTGGCTGATACGGATCCGGAAGGCTGGGCATCAGAACTGGCAGTTCCGAGTGGCTGGTTCGAAACTTTGCGAATCATTCCTTCCTCACGGAATGTATCCAACCGTGAAGCTGACAATTCCGACCATTTGGAAACAAGACTCAAAGCATCGCTGATTGGGCTGGACACAGATTTGGTTGTGATTGACTGCCCCAACCGTCAAGGTGGCCCGCTCACGCAATCTGCCCTGAACGCATCCGACACCGTGGTCTACGCCGCAACGGCAAGCGGTGACGGGATTGACGGTTTTGAGGGGGCCCGAATGACCGTTGATAAATTCCGGCTAAACCGCAAGAGGCTTGGCGCGCCGGCCGTCCTGATTGAGGCCGGAATAGTGGTTGGCGGTGTTAAGGAGACAATCATGAGTCGACCGGCCAAGGCAGCGATAGATGAACTTCGAGAGACTGGGATGATGCTTACCCCGCTGGTTCCTGACCGTGCAATCGTTCCCGAAGTTCGGCTTACAGGGGAGTGGTATGGAAACTATCGAAAAGGGGCTCCCGTCTTAGCTGCATACGAAGAGATCGTAAAGAAAGTTGTCCGATGA
- a CDS encoding Tn3 family transposase: protein MPVDFLSDEQAARFGRFSGDPLQTDLERFFYLDDADRELIAKRRGDHNRLGFAVQVGTVRFLGSFLADPLDVPWTVVDYLAAQLGISDPSAVKRYTVRVETANTHAREIRTAYGYRECIGAVPGELAEFVYSRAWTHGEGPTVLFEHATAWLRRERVLLPGVTTLVRVVQSSREAAQGRMHSMLAAAAQQVDAGLPATLLGLLKKDHGQQVSRLEALRAGPTRVSGPELEKALHRVEAVRTLGAGAVDMSEVPAARVRELARYGLGAKAQSLRRLAEPRRSATLVATVAALEAAAVDDALDLFDLLMTTKVLGPSRRAAAAERLAKMPELEQASSILARVGQTLLRVLGESGEQVDVVAAWAALEQVAARDRIADAVAKVGELVPDQRGAAGAMREQMARRFRTVAPFLRLLSTTIPWGAIPVGQQVLDALSGLDGLRGRRRVRREEVDEALVPPAWHGVVFEAAGESEVNRDAWVVCVLEQLRASLRRRDVFALTSTRWSDPRAQLLTGSAWDTAREQALRSLSLEGPVSEHLAGKVEVLDAAWRGLSDSIGQAGPEASLRLVEDGNGRVKLSVTPLDALVIPESLTNLRAQVAGMLPRVDLPEILLEVHSWTGFLHSYTHASGAGARMGDLPLSVAAVLTAQACNVGLTPVVAEGHPALTRDRLGHVEANYVRAETHTLANGRLIEAQSGVPIIASWGGGLLASVDGLRFVVPVRTINAAPNPKYFGRGRGLTWFNAVNDQVSGIGAVVVPGTARDSLYVLDTMLNLDGGPKPEMVASDTASYSDMVFGIFTLLGYKFSPRIADLSDQRLWRATAPGQDPGDYGVLNDIARHKIRLDKISAHWDDMTRVAASLATGTVRAYDVLRTLTRDNGSPSPLGSAILEYGRMAKTLHLLALVDPSDETYRRAINTQLTVQESRHRLARAIFHGRRGQVYQRYREGQEDQLGALGLVLNAVVLWNTRYTDAAIAALREAGAEISENDIARLSPLGNQHINTLGRYAFTAPTPDGLRPLRKQLQPEG from the coding sequence ATGCCGGTGGATTTCTTGAGTGATGAGCAGGCCGCCAGGTTCGGGCGGTTTAGCGGGGACCCCTTGCAAACCGACTTGGAGCGGTTCTTTTACCTTGATGATGCCGACCGGGAGCTGATCGCCAAACGGCGCGGAGACCACAATCGGCTGGGGTTCGCCGTGCAGGTTGGTACCGTCCGCTTCTTGGGGTCGTTCCTCGCGGACCCGCTTGATGTTCCGTGGACCGTGGTCGACTATCTGGCTGCCCAGCTCGGGATTTCGGACCCCTCTGCGGTGAAGCGATACACCGTACGCGTAGAGACAGCCAACACCCATGCCCGTGAGATCCGCACCGCATACGGGTATCGCGAGTGCATCGGGGCGGTGCCCGGGGAGTTGGCGGAGTTTGTGTACTCACGTGCTTGGACCCATGGCGAGGGGCCGACCGTGTTGTTCGAGCACGCGACGGCGTGGCTTCGCCGTGAGCGGGTACTGCTGCCCGGGGTGACGACGCTCGTACGGGTGGTGCAGTCTTCACGCGAGGCAGCACAGGGGCGGATGCACTCGATGCTCGCGGCGGCGGCGCAGCAAGTCGACGCCGGGCTCCCGGCCACGTTGCTCGGTCTGCTCAAGAAGGACCATGGCCAACAGGTTTCAAGGCTGGAGGCGTTGCGGGCGGGCCCGACGCGGGTCTCGGGTCCCGAGCTGGAGAAGGCGTTGCACCGGGTCGAGGCGGTCCGAACGCTCGGGGCCGGGGCAGTTGATATGTCGGAGGTACCTGCAGCACGGGTGCGGGAGCTGGCACGGTACGGGCTGGGTGCAAAGGCACAGTCGTTGCGGAGGCTGGCCGAGCCTCGTCGTTCGGCGACGCTGGTGGCAACGGTAGCGGCATTGGAAGCCGCAGCGGTCGATGATGCGCTGGACCTGTTCGATCTGCTGATGACCACGAAGGTGCTCGGCCCCTCGCGCCGAGCGGCGGCCGCGGAACGATTGGCGAAGATGCCCGAGCTGGAGCAGGCCTCGAGCATCCTGGCCCGGGTCGGGCAGACGCTGTTGCGTGTTCTTGGGGAATCCGGCGAACAGGTCGATGTCGTGGCAGCGTGGGCGGCGCTGGAACAAGTCGCCGCCCGTGACCGGATTGCCGATGCGGTGGCGAAGGTGGGGGAACTCGTCCCGGACCAGAGGGGTGCTGCCGGGGCGATGCGTGAGCAGATGGCGCGTCGGTTCCGCACGGTGGCTCCGTTCCTGCGCCTGTTGTCCACGACAATTCCGTGGGGTGCCATCCCGGTCGGGCAGCAAGTCCTGGACGCATTGTCCGGACTGGACGGATTGCGGGGTCGGCGCAGGGTGCGACGCGAGGAAGTCGATGAAGCGCTGGTGCCACCGGCCTGGCATGGCGTGGTGTTCGAAGCCGCGGGCGAGTCCGAAGTGAATCGGGATGCATGGGTGGTGTGCGTTCTGGAACAGCTCCGTGCGAGCCTGCGCCGCCGGGACGTGTTCGCCCTGACCTCGACCCGGTGGAGCGATCCGCGCGCCCAGCTGCTCACCGGATCCGCCTGGGACACGGCGCGGGAGCAGGCCTTGCGGTCCTTGAGCCTGGAAGGCCCGGTGAGTGAGCACCTTGCCGGGAAGGTCGAGGTGCTGGATGCCGCGTGGCGGGGCCTGTCCGACTCAATTGGTCAGGCCGGCCCCGAGGCGAGCCTTCGCCTGGTCGAGGACGGCAACGGGCGGGTGAAACTCTCGGTGACTCCCCTGGACGCATTGGTCATCCCCGAGTCGCTGACAAACCTGCGGGCGCAGGTTGCCGGCATGCTGCCACGGGTGGACCTTCCCGAGATCCTCCTGGAGGTTCACTCCTGGACAGGATTCCTTCACTCCTACACCCACGCGTCCGGCGCCGGTGCCAGAATGGGTGATCTGCCGCTGTCGGTCGCCGCGGTACTGACCGCTCAGGCCTGCAATGTCGGGCTCACACCCGTCGTCGCCGAGGGGCACCCGGCTCTGACTCGGGACAGGTTGGGGCATGTGGAGGCGAACTACGTGCGCGCCGAGACCCACACGCTCGCCAACGGGCGGCTGATCGAGGCGCAGTCCGGCGTGCCAATCATCGCGTCGTGGGGTGGCGGATTGCTGGCCTCGGTCGACGGGTTGCGGTTCGTGGTCCCGGTCCGGACGATCAACGCCGCCCCGAACCCGAAGTACTTTGGACGTGGGCGGGGGCTGACGTGGTTCAACGCCGTCAACGACCAAGTCTCAGGCATTGGTGCCGTGGTCGTGCCGGGCACGGCGCGGGACTCGCTGTACGTGCTGGACACCATGCTCAATCTCGATGGCGGACCCAAACCCGAGATGGTTGCCTCCGACACCGCTTCCTACTCCGACATGGTCTTCGGGATTTTCACCCTGCTCGGCTACAAGTTCTCACCCCGGATCGCCGATCTCTCCGACCAGCGACTGTGGCGCGCCACAGCCCCCGGACAGGACCCGGGCGACTATGGGGTATTGAATGACATTGCCAGGCACAAGATTCGCCTGGACAAGATCAGCGCCCATTGGGATGACATGACCCGGGTGGCGGCATCGCTGGCGACCGGGACGGTTCGCGCCTATGACGTGCTGCGTACGCTCACCCGCGACAATGGGTCCCCCTCCCCGCTGGGTTCCGCGATCCTCGAGTACGGGCGCATGGCCAAGACCCTTCATCTGCTGGCTCTGGTCGATCCGTCGGATGAGACCTACCGGCGGGCCATCAACACCCAGCTCACCGTCCAGGAATCACGCCACCGCCTGGCCCGGGCGATCTTCCACGGGCGGCGCGGCCAGGTCTACCAGCGCTACCGCGAGGGGCAAGAAGACCAGCTCGGAGCGCTCGGCCTGGTGCTCAACGCCGTCGTGCTGTGGAACACCCGTTATACGGACGCCGCCATTGCCGCCCTGCGCGAAGCCGGAGCAGAGATCTCCGAAAACGACATCGCCCGCTTGTCACCGCTGGGAAATCAGCACATCAACACGCTCGGCCGTTACGCTTTCACCGCACCAACGCCCGACGGGCTGCGCCCACTGAGAAAACAGCTCCAGCCGGAGGGCTGA
- a CDS encoding recombinase family protein, with protein sequence MRLLGYTRVSTSSQDAQLQLGALVKDGVQKRDVFADVTSGSRTAIERPGMKKLLEYAEAGDTVVVWRVDRLGRSLVDVLNTVNLLREHGVQVRSVSDGIDPATSTGRMMLNLLASLAEYERELIVERVNAGIAAARQSGTRFGRPLSDPTVIADKLAIAKDARAKGRTAEEAARLVGWSRATLYRHLGAEARSSKSR encoded by the coding sequence GTGAGACTTTTGGGATACACGCGGGTGAGCACCTCGAGCCAGGATGCGCAGTTGCAGCTTGGCGCGCTGGTCAAGGACGGGGTGCAGAAACGGGACGTGTTCGCCGATGTCACCTCCGGCAGCAGGACCGCGATCGAGCGGCCCGGGATGAAGAAGCTGCTTGAGTACGCCGAGGCCGGAGACACCGTGGTGGTCTGGCGGGTCGACCGGCTCGGCCGATCCCTGGTCGATGTCCTGAACACCGTGAACCTGCTGCGCGAACATGGCGTGCAGGTCCGCTCCGTTTCGGACGGGATCGACCCCGCGACATCCACCGGGCGGATGATGCTGAACCTGCTGGCCTCCCTGGCCGAATACGAGCGCGAGCTAATCGTGGAGCGGGTCAATGCCGGAATCGCCGCGGCGCGTCAATCGGGCACCCGGTTCGGCCGGCCGCTCTCGGACCCGACGGTGATCGCGGACAAGCTCGCGATTGCGAAGGACGCCCGCGCGAAGGGACGCACCGCCGAAGAAGCGGCACGTTTGGTCGGGTGGAGTCGCGCGACGCTCTACCGTCACCTCGGTGCAGAGGCCAGATCCAGCAAGAGCCGCTGA
- a CDS encoding ArsR/SmtB family transcription factor, with translation MLINQDAPVDACGLDPAAALFRSLGDPVRLKIVKRMASGEVRVGDLTRELGLAQSTASMHVACLRDCGLVEGRSQGRSVYYSLSRPELMDMLAQAEVLLAATGNAVSLCPNYGPDSTTAPMIEKENAR, from the coding sequence ATGCTGATCAATCAAGATGCTCCGGTGGACGCGTGCGGGCTGGACCCCGCGGCCGCCTTGTTCCGTTCCCTCGGCGACCCGGTCCGGCTGAAAATCGTCAAGCGGATGGCCAGCGGCGAGGTACGGGTCGGCGACCTCACCCGCGAGCTGGGCCTGGCCCAATCCACGGCCTCGATGCACGTGGCCTGCCTGCGCGACTGCGGCCTGGTCGAGGGACGCTCCCAGGGCCGCAGCGTGTACTACTCGCTGTCCCGCCCGGAGCTGATGGACATGCTCGCCCAGGCCGAGGTCCTGCTGGCCGCCACCGGCAACGCGGTCAGCCTGTGCCCGAACTACGGCCCGGACAGCACCACCGCCCCGATGATTGAAAAGGAGAACGCCCGATGA
- a CDS encoding heavy metal translocating P-type ATPase, with the protein MSDACGCSDETTEPGEAEEATGFWQVTEVRAAAVAGVLLLAAWITSLAAGPRFVTLPLELGALLVAAWTFVPSTLRRLLKGKIGVGTLMTIAAVGAVALGQFEEAAMLAFLYAISEGLEEYSLAKTRRGLRALLDLVPAEARILRNGIETTVSPSVLVPGDRMVVRPGERLATDGRILTGRTSLDTSALTGESVPVEVGPGSEVYAGSINGTGPLEVEVTSTAENNSLAKIVHIVEAEQSRKGPGQRLADSIAKKLVPGILIAAALIIIFGFIVGEPALWFERALVVLVAASPCALAISVPVTVVASVGAASRIGVLIKGGGALETLGKIRTIALDKTGTLTRNKPSVIEVVGTGSATRERVLALAAGLESRSEHPLARAILASTTGRASVTDVDTIPGAGLEGRIEGRRVRLGRPGWIDAGALAPDIERMQHAGATSVLIEEDGQVIGAIGVRDELRPEAREVIARLTAAGYTTAMLTGDNVITATALGKAAGITEVHADLRPEDKAEIIRTLQSRQPTAMVGDGVNDAPALATADSGIAMGAMGTDVAIETADIALMGEDLNHLPQVLDHARNTRRIMLQNVGLSLLLIAALIPLALFGVLGLAAVVLIHELAEIVVIANGVRAGRISGKAALKSTQPVPSLEPAA; encoded by the coding sequence ATGAGCGACGCCTGCGGATGCAGCGACGAGACAACCGAACCCGGTGAAGCCGAAGAGGCCACGGGGTTCTGGCAAGTAACCGAGGTCCGTGCGGCCGCCGTGGCCGGTGTGCTGCTGCTGGCGGCGTGGATCACCTCGCTGGCAGCAGGCCCCCGGTTCGTGACGCTTCCGCTGGAACTCGGTGCGCTGTTGGTTGCTGCCTGGACGTTCGTTCCCTCCACGCTCCGGCGTCTTCTCAAGGGAAAGATCGGCGTCGGTACGCTGATGACGATCGCCGCCGTCGGTGCCGTGGCACTGGGCCAGTTCGAGGAAGCGGCCATGCTGGCCTTCCTCTATGCGATTTCCGAGGGATTGGAAGAATACTCCCTGGCAAAAACCCGGCGCGGCCTGCGGGCACTGCTGGACCTGGTTCCGGCCGAGGCCCGGATCCTGCGCAACGGCATCGAAACCACGGTATCCCCCTCCGTCTTGGTCCCCGGGGACCGCATGGTCGTCCGGCCCGGGGAACGCCTGGCCACCGACGGACGGATCCTCACCGGCCGCACCTCCCTGGACACCTCGGCGCTCACCGGCGAATCCGTCCCCGTCGAGGTCGGCCCCGGCTCCGAGGTCTACGCCGGTTCCATCAACGGCACCGGCCCGCTGGAGGTCGAAGTCACCAGCACCGCGGAGAACAACTCGCTGGCCAAGATCGTGCACATCGTGGAAGCCGAGCAATCCCGCAAGGGCCCGGGCCAACGGCTGGCCGACTCCATTGCCAAGAAACTGGTCCCCGGCATCCTGATCGCCGCCGCCCTGATCATCATCTTCGGCTTCATCGTCGGGGAACCGGCCTTGTGGTTCGAACGCGCCCTGGTCGTCCTGGTGGCGGCCTCGCCCTGCGCGCTGGCCATCTCCGTGCCCGTGACCGTCGTGGCCTCCGTCGGTGCCGCCAGCCGCATCGGGGTGCTCATCAAGGGTGGCGGCGCGTTGGAAACCCTGGGCAAGATCCGCACCATCGCCCTGGACAAGACCGGAACATTGACCCGGAACAAGCCTTCGGTGATCGAGGTCGTGGGTACCGGATCCGCGACCCGGGAACGAGTCCTTGCCCTCGCGGCGGGACTGGAATCCCGCAGCGAACACCCGCTGGCCCGCGCTATCCTCGCCTCGACCACCGGCCGGGCTTCGGTCACCGACGTTGACACGATTCCCGGGGCGGGCCTGGAGGGGCGGATCGAGGGCAGGCGTGTCCGGCTTGGTCGCCCGGGCTGGATCGATGCCGGTGCCTTGGCCCCGGACATCGAGCGTATGCAGCACGCGGGTGCCACCTCGGTGCTCATCGAGGAGGACGGGCAGGTCATCGGTGCCATCGGCGTCCGCGACGAGCTGCGCCCCGAGGCCCGCGAGGTCATCGCAAGGCTCACCGCGGCCGGATACACCACGGCCATGCTCACCGGGGACAACGTCATCACCGCAACGGCCCTGGGCAAGGCCGCGGGCATTACCGAAGTCCATGCCGATCTGCGCCCGGAGGACAAGGCGGAGATCATCCGCACCCTCCAATCCCGGCAGCCCACCGCGATGGTCGGGGACGGAGTCAACGACGCGCCCGCCCTGGCCACGGCCGATAGCGGAATCGCGATGGGTGCCATGGGCACCGACGTGGCCATCGAAACCGCGGACATCGCCCTGATGGGCGAGGACCTAAACCACCTGCCCCAGGTACTGGACCACGCGCGCAACACCCGGCGCATCATGCTCCAGAACGTGGGCCTGTCCCTGCTGCTGATTGCCGCACTGATCCCCCTGGCCCTCTTCGGGGTCCTCGGGTTGGCCGCGGTGGTCCTCATCCACGAGCTGGCAGAAATCGTCGTGATCGCCAACGGAGTCCGGGCCGGCCGGATCAGCGGCAAGGCCGCACTGAAAAGCACGCAGCCGGTCCCGTCCCTGGAGCCTGCGGCATGA
- the lspA gene encoding signal peptidase II, translated as MVRTAMLLGAAALAAVDLALKALAETLLSNGATTDLGLVNIRLLYNPGVAFSFGADLPSWVIVVVTGLIIAALTWYAVSSAPAMGRMSRTGATLLLGGAVGNFIDRLDGRGVVDYLHTGWFPTFNLADVFVTAGVVLYALGTLRAAPSRDHD; from the coding sequence ATGGTCAGGACCGCGATGCTTCTTGGCGCGGCCGCGCTGGCAGCCGTCGATCTGGCCCTCAAGGCATTGGCCGAAACCTTGCTTTCCAACGGTGCTACCACCGACCTGGGGCTGGTGAATATCCGCTTGCTCTATAACCCGGGCGTAGCGTTCAGCTTTGGCGCGGACCTCCCCTCCTGGGTCATCGTGGTGGTAACAGGGCTGATCATCGCCGCACTGACCTGGTATGCGGTTTCCTCCGCACCAGCCATGGGCCGGATGTCCCGAACGGGCGCGACCCTGCTGCTCGGTGGTGCCGTCGGCAACTTCATTGACCGGCTCGACGGGCGCGGCGTGGTGGACTACCTGCACACCGGGTGGTTCCCCACCTTCAACCTGGCAGATGTGTTTGTCACCGCGGGAGTTGTTCTGTATGCCCTCGGCACGCTTCGTGCCGCCCCTTCCCGGGACCACGACTGA
- a CDS encoding DsbA family protein — MNSTTPQSTRSPKKSKIIVWTLLAAIVVAAIVGYVLAQGNAKTAATGATATEGQVVRENSRVLSQAPNEKAVLVEFLDFECESCGAFYPVIEELRGEYAENITFVQRYFPLPGHLNSMNAALAVESAALQGAYEPMYKKMFETQAQWGESADNKSALFRTYAEDLGLDLAAYDASVADPATQDRIKLDIADGKALGVSGTPTFFLEGKMLTVQSLEQFVAAIEEAAAN; from the coding sequence ATGAACAGCACCACCCCGCAATCCACCCGCTCCCCGAAGAAATCCAAGATCATCGTCTGGACCCTGCTGGCCGCCATCGTTGTCGCTGCCATCGTCGGTTACGTTCTCGCCCAGGGAAACGCCAAAACCGCAGCCACCGGCGCCACCGCAACGGAAGGGCAGGTCGTTCGGGAGAACAGCCGGGTGCTCTCCCAGGCGCCGAACGAAAAGGCGGTCCTGGTGGAGTTCCTGGACTTCGAGTGCGAGTCCTGCGGCGCGTTCTACCCGGTCATCGAGGAGCTGCGCGGCGAATACGCGGAGAACATCACCTTCGTCCAGCGGTACTTCCCGCTGCCCGGGCACCTGAACTCCATGAACGCCGCCTTGGCCGTGGAGTCCGCGGCCCTGCAGGGTGCCTACGAACCGATGTACAAGAAGATGTTCGAGACCCAAGCCCAGTGGGGCGAGTCGGCGGACAACAAGAGCGCCCTGTTCCGCACCTACGCCGAGGACCTCGGCCTGGACTTGGCCGCGTACGATGCCTCCGTCGCCGACCCTGCCACCCAGGACCGCATCAAGCTGGACATCGCCGACGGCAAGGCCCTGGGCGTCAGCGGAACCCCGACGTTCTTCCTCGAGGGAAAGATGCTCACGGTCCAGAGCCTGGAACAGTTCGTGGCCGCCATCGAAGAAGCCGCCGCCAACTAG
- a CDS encoding vitamin K epoxide reductase family protein has protein sequence MSTPDTGPVVAGPQGLEPRVPRFARPRAFGFLLLATGVVGWVASAVLVLERLALYKDPGHVTSCDVNPWVSCGRVMGTWQSELFGFPNPLIGIVAFAVVLATAMAVLSGAAPGRWYWAGLQAGVTLGTVFVIWLWSQALFEIYILCLYCMVVWAAMIPLFILLTVRNLVHGVIPAPRAVVRFAADWAGTLVAIAYVAVAGSVFLRFFPAFTGG, from the coding sequence ATGAGCACACCAGACACCGGCCCTGTCGTAGCCGGCCCCCAAGGACTCGAGCCCCGGGTTCCCCGCTTTGCCCGCCCACGGGCGTTCGGGTTCCTGCTATTGGCGACGGGGGTCGTGGGCTGGGTCGCCTCGGCCGTCCTCGTCCTGGAACGACTGGCCCTGTACAAGGACCCTGGCCACGTCACCAGCTGCGACGTGAACCCGTGGGTCTCCTGCGGGCGGGTCATGGGCACCTGGCAGTCGGAATTGTTCGGCTTCCCCAACCCGCTGATCGGCATCGTCGCGTTCGCCGTCGTCCTGGCCACCGCCATGGCGGTCCTCTCCGGGGCCGCCCCGGGGCGCTGGTACTGGGCCGGCTTGCAGGCCGGGGTGACCCTGGGGACGGTGTTCGTCATCTGGCTCTGGAGCCAGGCCCTCTTTGAGATCTACATTCTGTGCCTGTACTGCATGGTGGTGTGGGCGGCCATGATCCCCCTGTTCATCCTGCTCACGGTCCGCAACCTCGTCCACGGGGTCATCCCCGCGCCGCGGGCCGTGGTCCGGTTCGCTGCCGACTGGGCCGGCACGCTCGTGGCCATCGCCTATGTCGCGGTCGCCGGATCCGTGTTCCTTCGCTTCTTCCCGGCCTTCACCGGCGGATAA
- the merB gene encoding organomercurial lyase MerB: MTTIDHQALTYLLSPARSGIDPKLFVPLLRLLAEGEPVTIAELATASGRSEDTVRQGLAAVPDTEYDDEGRVIGLALTMRPTPHRFTVAGEQLYTWCALDTLFFPALIGKAATIESTSPGSGTLIRVATGADGTVTSVQPATAVVSLISPRGTGPVRSSFCNQIHYFASREDAGPWLDAHPDGEVLDIEAAHRAGAAIAASMLSDATCADPGSDTRNDCCAP; the protein is encoded by the coding sequence ATGACCACCATCGACCACCAGGCCCTCACCTACCTGTTGTCCCCCGCGCGCTCCGGAATCGACCCGAAATTGTTCGTGCCGCTGCTGCGGCTCCTGGCCGAGGGCGAGCCCGTAACGATCGCCGAACTGGCCACCGCCAGCGGCCGGAGCGAAGACACGGTCCGGCAGGGACTGGCCGCCGTCCCGGACACCGAGTACGACGACGAGGGCCGCGTCATCGGCCTCGCCCTGACGATGCGACCCACCCCGCACCGCTTTACCGTCGCCGGGGAACAGCTCTACACCTGGTGCGCCCTGGACACCCTCTTCTTCCCGGCCCTGATCGGGAAGGCCGCAACCATTGAGTCGACCTCCCCGGGCAGCGGGACCCTCATCCGGGTGGCGACCGGCGCGGACGGCACGGTGACCTCCGTGCAGCCGGCCACCGCCGTCGTGTCCCTCATCAGCCCGCGGGGCACGGGGCCGGTGCGGTCCTCGTTCTGCAACCAGATCCATTACTTCGCCTCCCGCGAGGACGCCGGTCCGTGGCTGGACGCCCACCCCGACGGCGAAGTCCTGGACATCGAGGCGGCACACCGGGCCGGCGCCGCCATCGCGGCCTCGATGCTGTCGGATGCAACCTGCGCGGATCCGGGTTCGGACACGCGAAACGACTGCTGCGCACCGTGA
- the merA gene encoding mercury(II) reductase, producing MTNEQFDLAIIGSGGGAFAAAIRATGLGKRVVMVERGTVGGTCVNTGCVPSKALLAAAEARHVALDSARFPGVATSAGPVDMPALIQGKAALVESMRSEKYVDLAADYGWTMISGDASFTGTQNAPLLRVASPDGTVRTIEAGHYLVATGAAPWVPSVPGLAEAGYLTSTTAMELDEVPESLLVLGGGYVALEMAQLFSRLGSRVTMLVRSRLASQEEPEASKALAGVFADEGIRVVRRAMADSVASGPDGISVTASVAGGEEVFRASHILVALGRRPVTEGLDLDAVGVKTGATGEILVDSRLATSNPRIWAAGDVTGHREFVYVAAAHGAMAVDNAFTDALAEVDYRHLPRVTFTSPAIGSVGMTEKEAVAAGIRCECRVLPLEYVPRAVVNRDTRGFIKVVAELGTGRILGISAVAKDAGEIAAAGVYILEAGMTTAQVAAAWSPYLTMAEGIRIACKAFTTDVAKLSCCA from the coding sequence ATGACAAACGAACAGTTCGACTTGGCGATCATTGGTTCCGGGGGCGGCGCGTTTGCGGCCGCGATCCGAGCCACCGGATTGGGCAAGCGGGTCGTGATGGTGGAGCGCGGCACCGTGGGCGGGACATGCGTGAACACCGGATGCGTGCCCTCAAAGGCGCTTCTGGCCGCCGCGGAGGCCCGCCACGTGGCGTTGGACTCGGCCCGCTTCCCCGGGGTGGCGACCTCGGCGGGCCCGGTGGACATGCCGGCCCTGATCCAGGGCAAAGCCGCGCTGGTTGAAAGCATGCGGTCGGAGAAGTACGTCGATCTGGCCGCGGACTACGGCTGGACGATGATCTCGGGGGACGCATCGTTCACCGGGACCCAGAACGCACCACTGCTCCGGGTCGCCTCCCCGGACGGTACGGTGAGAACGATCGAGGCCGGGCACTACCTCGTGGCCACCGGCGCCGCACCCTGGGTGCCGTCCGTCCCCGGACTGGCCGAGGCCGGGTACCTGACCTCGACCACGGCGATGGAACTGGACGAGGTTCCCGAATCATTGCTGGTCCTGGGCGGGGGCTATGTTGCCCTGGAAATGGCGCAGCTTTTCTCCCGGCTGGGCTCCCGGGTGACCATGCTGGTCCGTTCCCGGCTGGCCTCGCAGGAGGAACCGGAGGCATCCAAGGCCCTTGCGGGGGTGTTTGCCGACGAGGGCATCCGGGTGGTCCGGCGGGCCATGGCCGACTCCGTGGCCTCCGGCCCGGACGGGATCTCGGTGACGGCAAGCGTGGCCGGGGGCGAAGAAGTGTTCCGCGCTTCCCACATCCTCGTGGCACTTGGCCGCCGCCCAGTGACCGAGGGGCTGGACCTTGATGCCGTCGGCGTGAAGACCGGCGCCACAGGCGAGATTCTGGTCGATTCCCGTCTGGCCACGTCCAACCCGCGCATCTGGGCCGCCGGGGACGTGACCGGACATCGGGAGTTCGTTTACGTTGCCGCGGCCCACGGCGCGATGGCCGTGGACAATGCGTTCACCGACGCCCTGGCCGAGGTCGACTACCGGCACCTGCCGCGGGTCACCTTCACCAGTCCCGCCATCGGGTCGGTCGGCATGACGGAAAAGGAAGCCGTCGCTGCCGGGATCCGTTGCGAGTGCCGGGTCCTGCCCCTGGAGTACGTGCCGCGAGCCGTGGTCAACCGCGACACCCGCGGCTTCATCAAGGTTGTCGCCGAGCTCGGCACCGGACGGATCCTGGGCATTTCCGCGGTGGCCAAGGACGCCGGGGAAATCGCCGCCGCCGGCGTCTACATCCTCGAAGCGGGAATGACCACCGCGCAGGTCGCCGCCGCCTGGAGCCCCTACCTGACGATGGCCGAGGGCATCAGGATCGCCTGCAAGGCCTTCACCACCGACGTCGCCAAGCTCTCCTGCTGCGCCTGA